The Pempheris klunzingeri isolate RE-2024b chromosome 15, fPemKlu1.hap1, whole genome shotgun sequence genome contains the following window.
TGTGGTGGAGGAAATAAACGTATTGCTGCATTTCTTATCTTTATTCATGCAAGGAAGGATGCTCTTTTAAAGCAAAACCCTGCTTTTTCATTCATCTGTCTCCAACCAGTGTCTTGCTGACCACTGAGCGCCTTCGTCACGGGCATGTTTAGTTGTTGCGGGATGAGAGTGTTACTCATTATTTCCATATATTTTCACAGAAAGTGTGATTCATTTCAAGCTAGGCGGCAaactttcattaaaacaaagctgaaataacCAATTcggttaataataataataaaaaatgtgcaTCCACCATCATCGTCAGTCAAGTTTAGTGgtattctatatttttattattgtctgtAAATCCCATGAAAACCAATAACATGCTATTTCAATTTCAAACTTTCGGGCTAATTGAAAAAAATGGTATCACGAGCATATCGTCTTATTTTTCAAAAGGTtcagtaatttcctaaaacactGTAGtaaacactgcagtttttagcaAACGTAACTCAGACTGGAGTGAAAACcgcatttgttggggactattttcagggGGAGTATGTGGGAAAAtaaactcaaaataaacaaaagtgtgtgttcattgtAATGGAGgagcacagtgaaacagtgtggATCATGTATatgtttttagttgtttttggTCAACAATAGTGCTCGGTAGAGAGGATAAGCCATGTCAGCCTTTGGCTACACAACACTTgatataaaagaatatataaCAGGTCCTTTAATATCAAACAACCACTGAAACATCAGTACAGCAGGTTGGTTACTTGCCAATTGAATAGTGTGTTAACAACATGACATGATAACAGGAACATTTTACTGTGTCTGTGGTTcagttttgtacatttttagtCCTCGGTTGACATTATTTCAAAGGACCAGACTGATGCTCGATTGTTGTTTGATGTAACTGTTGTCAGTGCAATGTGTGAGAAGCAGGAACGAGGTAACACGTCTGGATGTGACTGATTTATTTACCTTCTGACACACGTCATGGAGCAGAAACGTTTGGAGCGCAGAAACGTGTGAGCGTAACCTCTGCTCCCACAGaactcacactgcagcacactcTCCCCCAGCTCTGCAACTTCACAGGACTAGCtgttagtacacacacacacacacacacacacacacacacatttctatatAATGGCATGCACACCACCTCACCATCTGCTGCTGGGCTATCGTTTTCCATCTCAGAGTCCGTTGAATCCGACTGGTCAGCATCCAGCGGACTGTCCTCTGCAGCTGCATCCCCGTTGGTTTGTATTTCCTGGGATTCAGGAAGTGAAGCCTGCTGGTCAGCTAACAGAGAACAGGGGACCACCTGCAATAAGAGGTCCAGTGAGAAAAGTTAaatctcacacactgacatagaAAGAGCTCTGTTTTTCATACATCATTGGATTACAGTGGCTTGGCTGAAATTAAAGAAGTATTAGAGTATTACAATCCGCCATCTgaactaaaacaaaaactgtcCATTGACTGGTCTCAAAAGGCAATTAAATACCTTGGAGTTTGGTTAACCCATTGCCCCAGTaaactatatacaaaaaattatGAAACAGTTAACAAGGAAATCAAAGAAGACGCCCCTGTTGAATTTAAGTGCCAGAATCGAGAtcataaaaatgtctgttttatccAGACTTCTATATCAGTGCTGAGGTTATGCTTACATTTGCTATTAATCTTTCTTTAACTGTTAGAATAAaggtacatatatattttttcctaTATACATGAGTGAAAATGTTTAGGAACAACATGGTTGTAGTAAGATGTAGAGATGTCTGCAAATATGATAATATGAATAACATATCTGTGATGGACTGGATGGAGTGATTCCCACTCTCTTGGACTACAATAGTTATAGTTAAATAGCTGTCAGTTTACATGAATAataacaaagtacatttttcCCATTAACTCCTTCTAGCTGACATACCGGGAACGGCTCCAGGCCCTCTCGGATGACGAAGCCCTCTACGAGGTGTGTGAGGACGTGGCTCGCAAGTCCCCTGTCAGGGCTCCCTGGGAGGCTggctggggaggaggggggctggCTGGGGCCTCTTACTGCTGCtgggaggatgggaggaggtagaggaggagatggaggaggaaggttGCTGCTAttggtgttgctgctgctgcaggtgagctGGGACGGCTCTTCCACTGCTGGTGACCTGATCACCGAGCGACTGGATGTGACTGCTGATAACACATCTGATTGGTGTGGCATAAAGCAAGATTAAGAGTTAAACCAGGCTTAATCCAGTAAATCTGATTCATTTTTAGGAAACTCAGTTTTATAAAGGTGGTTTAATTAAGTCTGACCTaagttaccatggaaacataACCGTGCAGGCCAGCCTGTTTGTAGGCTTAGCTTCACCTCAGGCTAAAGTTCCTCCTCGACTGTTCCTCTTTACTACTGCACAGTGAACCCACAAAATTTACATCACATATTGACATGATGCACTTTATTGCTTAATCAAAATCTGAGGATGTGTCTTTTTACCATTTCTTGTAactaaatgaaattaaagaacCAGACAGAAATCTATTTAGTGTAAATGCAGAAAGTGGCAGACAGCTAATGTGAAGATATTTGAACAGTTCTGTAACCATACGGAGGCTGGTATGTCACTAATTGTCTTATTCTCTTGCTATAAAATAAATTGGGAGTTCCTGTTTGATACATCATAGTTGTTCAATCTTGTACATCTGCACTTTAATTGTCAGCACTAATAACACAAGGTCTGCTCACATTAGCTTTATCAAGCCGATCCTGCTTCAGATTCTTAGGTTCATTCACAATAAGTCTGACTTTTCTGAGCCTCCTTTATGGAAAATCCCTCTGGCTGGTGAGGAGAAATTGTAGAGTTGGGgtttcttttctattttattctttcattatcATAGTTTACCTGCACCATTCTGCTTAGGAGGCACAATGAGAGGTGTAGGGGCcctgtttctctgcagactgGGAGAACATTGATCTTTCCTCTCCACTGAGCTCAGTCCATTCACTTTGCATGTTTGTCCCGACTGAAATTCAAAACACAACAAGCCCTTGATTAAAACAGCACATACCGAGGATAGGCAAAGCTTACAAAGCTTAAGCACGGCACACCGACTCACCAATGGAGCTTCATTGTGTCTGACTGGATGCACCTTCAGATCAACAGCCACCGTCTGAGGAGGTGGGAGGCTCTGGTAGGGCATCTGGACCAGAGCCTCCGCTACAGGCAGCTCCTGCTCCGTCAACAGCATCTGTCCCGAGTGGACGGCCAAAGCGTGGACCGAGTGTAGGGACAGCCTCTGGAGGGAGGCCGGGGGGTTCTGGGGCAGTCTAGGGAGAaccagaggtggaggaggaggtggaggctggTTCTGGGCTTGTGGGAATGAGGTCCGACGCTGCGGAGCGGCaaccagaggaggaggctgaggctgaacagcagcagctgggatGGAGGTCTGAGTTGATGATGCATACACACTGGTGACAgatgtagaagaagaagaagaagaagaaagagctTGGGGGTCGTTGGTGGTTTGTGACTGGGTGCTGTGGGCGGTCAGTCTTTTAattgaaagaggaagaggggtggATTTGGATTCTTGAGGAGCCACTCTGAGGGCGATGGGCTGGAGCTGTCTGTGGTTTGGAGCACCTGCTGTGGCCTGCTGGAGGACGAGCTGATGGTGCGCCACCCGCTGGGCTGGTGCACAGGACAGCTGCTGCTTGACCAGAGCATGGGTCTGCATCGGAGAGTAGGCTGCAAGGACAGCGATGCATAGACAGAAAATGAGGatcaaaaataacaaacacacaaaacaagtaCTTGTTTGTCAAATTTGACCTAAAAGCACCAGTACTTGTCACAGTCCTGTGGACGAAGGTCAATTGACTGAAACGTACCTGTTTAAGAAGTTTACCACAAGTGGAAACAATGTGTTTGAATTCATCTTTGTTACTATTGCTCATCACTTAAGTCTGAAACATGTGGCCTTTCTAGTAAACTTTACTTTAAAACCCAGTATTCGAACAAGTTAGCTCACTTGGGGTTATAATCTGGGGTCCTGACGCCACCCGGGTGACATCAAGTGGTCCTGTGTCTGTGGAGGTGTCCGACAGCGGATGGGTTTTCATTGCGCAGATTGACGCCTTGGATAAAGAGGCTGCCTGAGTCAGGGCTTGGGACTGGGTGGGGGGCTTTAAAATGACACTGTGGGCTGTAGCCAGAGCACCAGGCAAGTTGGCACGCAGAGCCAGATTCTGTACCCGAatacacaaaaaacagaagTCACTATTACCCTGTTTATTAAAGCCAGGGGTTGTGGGGTAGACAGCTCAACTTTATCAACATTCACCAAATATTTACCATGTATCTTTCAGTTTGCAAAATAGCTCATTCTTAGGATGCGTAACATCCTAATGTCTATAATATTCCAGCCTTGTGACATGCATGGGTTACTCTAATTCTGTGCCTGGCAAGGTTTGTACCTGAGAGGAGGTAGgtaaagaggagcaggaggtgacAGCAGGGAGGTCTGATTGAACTGCAGCCACCGTGGCTGCAGGGGTTAGAATAAGCTaacagaagaaaagcaaaaagcaggGAGAGACAGGTGGCTAGTaggttaaaaataaacaaattacatGTTGTCAGACAACATAGGAGAACGCGTTGTGTAAAAATAGGATTCAGGCAAATGagtaatgcaggtttaaagcacCAGTGTGACAAACAGCATGAGATATTTGAAATGGTTTGTACCATCTGAGTGCGAAGGTACATCTGAGTTTGGTTACAGTTGGCCGGTCTGTTTCCCAGGAGCATGGCCTGCTGGGATATGGTGGTTGCTGCGCCAGTAGAGTTGGATGTTTGGGTTCGGCCAATCAGCTGGGCTGTCACTGGGGATGCTGGTAAAGTAATCTGGATGGGTAGCATGCATTAGAATGATAAAAGAATGATGCTGAGGTTAATATTGGTGCTCGGGACGGGTCAGATTGATggaaacacagacactcactgagTTTTGGGAAACACCAGCAGGCTGATGGGCCATACTGCCACTGGATGAAGAGGGTGACTgcctctgacagactgaagcCTGAAAAGCATTGGAGAGACATCACACACCCTGTACACTCACGTTAAATTGGCTCTTTGCGCTCACACTAACACGTGGCGGACACCATCTGACCTGCTGTATGGTGGCCAGGCTCTGCAGATGGGGGGcgtgctggtgctgctgcagggctgcGGTCTGCAGCatgaggtgctgctgctgggctgcGTACATCTGATGGAGGTACTGGGCCGCCATGCTCTGAGGTCTGTGGATGGCGTGCTGGATCACCTGATGGACATGTCAAGCAGAGgttgtttaaaaaaaccaaaccacacaaaaatatacatgtttttGAGTGGTCTCTTTCCTTAACAACATTCCAATCTATGTAAAAATGCTTATAACAGTACAGAGGACTGTCTATTTCCTGTACTGCCTGTCTTTCATTTGGCAAAACTCCAACATTCTGTATTGGCACTAGGAATAATAAAGTATCATCTATCACATGCCTGCCTGTCAAGTCAAACAATGTACAGCAATGTATGCAGAGGACCAGATGCTGTCTATTGTCTGGACTCCACTCAAATTAAACTATGCATGCAGTGGTCCAAAGTGCTGTCTATTAATGTTACCCGCAGTTTTTCTCAAGTGAAACAATGGACGCAGATGTCCCAGGTGCCGTCTATTACCTGGAGGGGGTGACAGTCAAGTCAAACAATGCATGCAGAGGTCCCGGGCGCTGTCTATCATCTGTACTACCTGCCTGCCGATTCAATTAATGCCTGCATAAGTAGCAGGTACTGTCTATCACCTGGACTGCTTGTCTATCGGGTGAGATGATGCTGAGGGAAGCAGAGGGCGCTTGGGTGCAAGTGGTGCTGCAGGAGctagctgttgccatggtgacggGGGCTGATGTGGTGGGAGCGGTGGTGGCTACAGTCCTATTAGTGTCTGGCTGCTTCCCTCCTGggctctgtctgtccatctcccaagtcacacacacattcagcaatGGGAAAACTGGAGCAGTTCAATCTAGGAAAGAGATGTGACACACCAGTTAGAGCTTTAAAAACTAAACAGTGGctaatgcaaaacaaaacatccagtGTTCATGCTGCAGAGGGTCGACCTTTATTACTTTAATGCAGgattgagaaaatgtttttttttctttccagatCTGCATCTACTCCACACACTTCCAGGACACTTTGTTTGAGGTTAAACTCATATTTTAATCGACTTCTTTGAGGTattgaaaagtaaaaacattttgtctacATGCATGCAATCTGAAACAATAATTTCTTCATTCAtggaaaaaaatggagagagaaaaaacatttcagttttaacCACAATGAAATTCACCCtaatgacataaaataaaatcaagattgtcttataaataataaagttaaaagatAATCCATCCAGTGCAGAAATTAAATAATACACATAATACACTTCATGACTCATAATAATctgtaatatctaaataaatCTATATGCTGGCTAGATTGTAGCCTATTAGGCAAGTTACCCAACTTTATTATCCTcatccgtttttttttttcttttctatcctATATTCTTGTGAAAAGTGCATATTTCTAAAAACTGTTGAAACGAACTGAACTTTGTGATGCTCAGAGCATCTTAAATATTTGACCTTGGTCCTTTAAATCTAGAAAACATCAGGAAAAAATCTAAGCTAAACGATAATATCAAATATGAGGAAAAAGAGGTGGCTTTATTGTAAGTGACGACCTGATGAATATGCATGTGAAATGTAAATCCttcacattattgatttattttctaaataaatgtaTGCGCCAATATCACATTTTTATAGAATAATGTAATGATCTCAAAGAGCTACccttaaaatactaaaaaaaaataaaaatctctgCCGTGTTTCATGAGGCTAAACACTGGTGGTTAAAGCTTGAATATTGATTCGTTTTTTGCTGCAGAGGCGGTTCTGTCCAAATAAACGCCAGCAGGATGTTTTCGATAAACCCTGAACGATCACAAATGAGTCTCAGCTTAAATGCACTGTCCATAATGTAGGAAGCTTCGGATAAAACATTCAACAAATGAGGATATTTGATCCCCTGTCGGTCTGCGTCCCGTCGCTTCGTGCATGCACAATCATTCACCTCCTGTCGGCGTTACCTGCCTGGTATTGATGGACGTGGGCCATCAGGAGCTGAGCCTACCCCGGCGCACTGTCCCGGTCATGAAGCCCACTGATGCGTCACTACTGTCTAAAatggagattaaaaaaatatcacacgACAAACAGGCCTACTGTAGCAggcgatttaaaaaaaaaaaagccttgacACAGCACCGCTCTCAGTGCGGGAGGACCTTCCACAGCCGCTGCGCTCTGTGTGCGCGGAGAGGAGGTAGAAAATGTGCATTTCACCGggtaaaatgtgcttttatccGCTTTGGATGGCTCCTGTCTGATGTCCCGTCTAAGGCTTTAGATATTCGgtcaaaaaagagaaagacaatcAGAGTGAACTGTTCAAGCTTTTTGGAGGACACTAAAGATGCGTCAGGacaatttttcaaaaacaaaacaaaaatttatatttatttcttcctAAGggtttatgaaaaaaaatttaGTTCaccatatctatctatctatctatctgatatctatctatctatctatctatctatctatctatctatctatctatctatctgataTCTGAAATggcaataataaataaatcagtcaaaAGGGAAGTTGGAAGTCACATGTAGAATAAAGATGTCTTGAATTAGGAAACATGGACATAATTACATACCTACTGTTCACACCGTTCATACTGTATAATATCTTAGTATATCCATATGCACACCGGACTCTTTCTGTTTATTCCATATTACCACATAATCGTGCAGTATTTTACTAGTGGTTTAACTTCTGGTCAGATGCTGAAGTACATATGTTGTCTCAGTACCTGAACTTTGCCCAGTGGcgatgtaatgtaatgtaatctaGTTAACCGTCTGGTATATGGTAATCTATTTGTAAATGGCAGCAGAGTCTGGCTAATTAGGtgtagaaacaaagaaagaaagaaagaacaacaaGAATCAAATGATTGCATTcatgcagcagcaaacacacaggctgttgttttgtgtcatttcgACCTGACAGGAGTTTCATCTTCATTCATATCAGAAAAGATGCAAAGATATGTGTAGTGGTTAATATCTATTAATGTTGCACTGCATTGAATAAATAGAAAGTTAAACGAAGTAATGTTTATGTTTACAGTCATTGCTGAATACTATTTTGTAGTCTATGCAAGCAACTATTATAATGTATAGATAggttcatttttctctttttcacataTTCAcgtagattaaactacccaaaaATACATGTTCTTGCTTTTTGCCAGTGCTGTTGTTACTTCCG
Protein-coding sequences here:
- the phc3 gene encoding polyhomeotic-like protein 3 translates to MAHVHQYQAVFPLLNVCVTWEMDRQSPGGKQPDTNRTVATTAPTTSAPVTMATASSCSTTCTQAPSASLSIISPDRQAVQVIQHAIHRPQSMAAQYLHQMYAAQQQHLMLQTAALQQHQHAPHLQSLATIQQASVCQRQSPSSSSGSMAHQPAGVSQNSITLPASPVTAQLIGRTQTSNSTGAATTISQQAMLLGNRPANCNQTQMYLRTQMLILTPAATVAAVQSDLPAVTSCSSLPTSSQVQNLALRANLPGALATAHSVILKPPTQSQALTQAASLSKASICAMKTHPLSDTSTDTGPLDVTRVASGPQIITPTYSPMQTHALVKQQLSCAPAQRVAHHQLVLQQATAGAPNHRQLQPIALRVAPQESKSTPLPLSIKRLTAHSTQSQTTNDPQALSSSSSSSTSVTSVYASSTQTSIPAAAVQPQPPPLVAAPQRRTSFPQAQNQPPPPPPPLVLPRLPQNPPASLQRLSLHSVHALAVHSGQMLLTEQELPVAEALVQMPYQSLPPPQTVAVDLKVHPVRHNEAPLSGQTCKVNGLSSVERKDQCSPSLQRNRAPTPLIVPPKQNGADVLSAVTSSRSVIRSPAVEEPSQLTCSSSNTNSSNLPPPSPPLPPPILPAAVRGPSQPPSSPASLPGSPDRGLASHVLTHLVEGFVIREGLEPFPVVPCSLLADQQASLPESQEIQTNGDAAAEDSPLDADQSDSTDSEMENDSPAADELGESVLQCEFCGSRGYAHTFLRSKRFCSMTCVRRFSVSCTKRITMLRAGRWGHRPMGRRGRPPSRVNGASREHFLRQARGTFGSEETRQSSQRDGEEQEEDEEDEPPVPMTTRLRKQAEGARERERQEREQEQRMTETISVSDGEEEAGCPSQWNVEQVFSYITSLPGCQHVAEEFRSQEIDGQALLLLTEDHLVSTMNLKLGPALKLCAHINSLKDA